In Sulfurisphaera javensis, a single genomic region encodes these proteins:
- a CDS encoding DUF3311 domain-containing protein: MNSAYYIAMLIVVIIILILYSLFPLYDKVNPTIAGLPMFYWYQILMLGVTTVISFLVAYFVKEEGEKK, from the coding sequence GTGAATTCCGCATACTATATAGCAATGCTAATTGTAGTTATAATAATTCTTATACTGTACTCCCTATTTCCTCTATATGATAAAGTTAATCCTACAATTGCTGGCCTACCAATGTTCTATTGGTATCAAATACTAATGCTAGGAGTAACTACCGTTATTTCATTTCTTGTAGCCTATTTCGTAAAGGAAGAAGGTGAGAAAAAATGA
- a CDS encoding sodium:solute symporter — translation MNVDTLTLGIFIALFAIFAFLGFYGARWRRGDLSRLDEWGLGGRRLGWLLVWFLMGADLYTAYTFIAVPELAFGKGALAYFAVMYVALTFPIALITMPRLWTVSRNRGYVTAADFVKDRFNSKSLAIAVALVGAVAEIPYIALQIVGMEAVLIVLLVGLGLPPTHLTLDLSLLIAFIILAAFTITSGLRGAALTGVFKDILIWITVLATIIAVPLSIGGFTHAFSSVSSTLSAKNEAKLYALFPSLPSSAIPAFWTLAVGSAMALYLYPHAINGSLSAEDKTKLKYGTALLPLYGIGLALLALFGILVYTIPPALSLTVKYDGLTAVPALLAYSMPDWFNGIAFLGIFIGGLVPASIMAIGSANLLVRNVVREFRDLTPRGEATLAKWISTAFKFLALAFIFIVPLNFAIGLQLLGGIIVLQALPPVFLGLFTNKLEGRSLLAGLIAGVVSGVLITAYVNHFGQLSVSTLSTPIGGIYIALIALGINLLVSVIGTIVAMAMGWKPKETIKEEELVRTR, via the coding sequence ATGAATGTAGATACACTTACACTTGGAATTTTTATAGCACTTTTTGCAATCTTCGCTTTTTTAGGCTTTTATGGAGCTAGATGGAGAAGAGGAGACTTAAGTAGGTTAGATGAATGGGGATTAGGAGGAAGAAGATTAGGATGGTTATTAGTATGGTTTTTAATGGGTGCTGACTTATATACTGCTTATACTTTTATTGCAGTACCAGAATTAGCATTTGGAAAAGGTGCTTTAGCATACTTTGCCGTAATGTATGTTGCTTTAACATTTCCAATAGCGCTTATAACTATGCCTAGACTATGGACCGTTTCAAGAAATAGGGGATATGTGACAGCAGCTGATTTCGTAAAAGATAGATTTAATAGTAAATCCTTAGCAATTGCTGTTGCTTTAGTAGGTGCAGTAGCTGAGATACCGTATATAGCCTTACAAATAGTGGGCATGGAAGCCGTTCTTATAGTTCTATTAGTAGGCTTAGGCTTACCACCAACTCACCTTACTCTTGATTTATCTCTTCTAATTGCGTTTATCATTCTTGCAGCTTTTACTATAACAAGTGGACTAAGAGGGGCCGCACTAACTGGTGTATTTAAAGATATTTTGATTTGGATAACAGTTTTAGCCACAATAATTGCTGTTCCATTAAGCATTGGTGGTTTTACTCATGCTTTTAGTTCAGTAAGTTCTACTTTGAGCGCAAAAAATGAAGCAAAACTATATGCATTATTCCCTTCACTTCCATCATCAGCAATTCCCGCATTCTGGACCTTAGCAGTTGGCAGTGCAATGGCATTATATTTATATCCTCACGCAATAAACGGATCTTTAAGTGCTGAAGATAAAACTAAATTAAAGTACGGTACAGCATTACTTCCATTATACGGTATTGGGTTAGCATTGCTAGCACTTTTTGGAATTTTAGTTTATACCATTCCTCCAGCTCTCTCATTAACAGTGAAATATGATGGGCTAACTGCAGTACCAGCATTATTAGCATATTCAATGCCAGACTGGTTTAATGGAATAGCATTCTTAGGAATATTTATAGGTGGTTTAGTTCCAGCTTCAATAATGGCTATTGGATCAGCAAACCTCCTAGTAAGGAATGTAGTAAGAGAATTCAGAGATTTAACACCTAGGGGTGAAGCCACATTAGCAAAGTGGATCTCAACTGCCTTCAAATTCTTAGCTTTAGCGTTTATCTTCATAGTTCCATTAAACTTTGCTATTGGTCTACAACTTTTGGGAGGAATAATAGTATTACAAGCATTACCGCCAGTATTTCTTGGATTGTTTACTAATAAATTAGAGGGAAGATCACTATTAGCTGGTTTAATTGCTGGCGTGGTAAGCGGTGTGCTAATAACAGCTTATGTAAATCACTTTGGTCAATTAAGTGTATCAACACTATCAACACCAATTGGTGGAATTTATATAGCGTTAATTGCTTTAGGGATAAATCTTCTAGTCTCTGTTATAGGGACTATTGTAGCAATGGCAATGGGATGGAAACCCAAAGAAACTATAAAAGAAGAAGAACTAGTTAGAACAAGATAA
- a CDS encoding LSM domain-containing protein has product MAETAHKVLAESLGSTVLVKLKGDKIVRGTLKSYDMHMNLVLENSEEVMNDGSTRKVGTIIIRGDNVILVSPMTS; this is encoded by the coding sequence TTGGCAGAAACAGCTCACAAGGTTTTGGCTGAATCTTTAGGTTCTACAGTACTAGTTAAATTAAAAGGAGATAAAATAGTAAGAGGTACTTTGAAAAGTTATGATATGCACATGAATTTAGTATTAGAAAATTCTGAAGAAGTTATGAATGATGGGAGTACAAGAAAAGTTGGTACTATTATAATAAGAGGAGATAATGTGATTTTAGTTTCTCCCATGACTTCTTAA